One genomic region from Gossypium hirsutum isolate 1008001.06 chromosome D13, Gossypium_hirsutum_v2.1, whole genome shotgun sequence encodes:
- the LOC107920456 gene encoding homologous-pairing protein 2 homolog gives MAPKSDNTEAIVLNYVNEQNRPLNSQNVADSLQKYNLKKASIQKALDSLADSGKISFKEYGKQKIYLARQDQFNIPNNEELASMKEENAKLQEHLDQQKKAITEVEGEIKSLQSNLTLEQIHDKEAKLRKEVKEMEDKLVKLRGGVTLVRPEEKKAVEAMYSEKISLWRRRKRMFKDLWDAITENSPKDLKEFKEELGIEYDEDVGVNLQSVSELLQHGKKRARGQ, from the exons ATGGCTCCGAAATCCGATAACACCGAAG CAATCGTGCTCAACTACGTGAATGAG CAAAATCGTCCTCTAAATTCTCAAAATGTTGCCGATTCTCTACAAAAGTATAACCTCAAAAAGGCTTCCATTCAAAAAGCACTGGATAGTCTTGCTGATAGTGGAAAAATTTCATTCAAGGAGTATGGTAAGCAGAAGATATACCTTGCTCGTCAAGACCAGTTCAATATCCCCAACAATGAAGAGCTTGCTTCTATGAAGGAAGAAAATGCCAAACTGCAGGAACACCTTGATCAACAAAAAAAAGCAATCACTGAGGTTGAGGGAG AAATTAAAAGCTTGCAGTCTAATCTAACTCTGGAACAGATTCATGACAAGGAAGCTAAACTGAGGAAAGAG GTTAAGGAAATGGAGGACAAATTAGTTAAATTGCGTGGAGGAGTAACTCTGGTTAGGCCAGAGGAAAAAAAGGCAGTTGAAGCCATGTATTCTGAGAAAATAAGCCTGTGGAGAAGACGGAAAAGGATGTTCAAGGATCTATGGGATGCTATCACGGAGAACTCACCTAAGGATCTAAAGGAGTTCAAG GAGGAACTGGGAattgaatatgatgaagatgttggTGTGAATTTACAATCAGTCTCTGAGCTCCTTCAGCATGGGAAGAAGCGGGCCAGAGGTCAGTAA